The following coding sequences are from one Zalophus californianus isolate mZalCal1 chromosome 5, mZalCal1.pri.v2, whole genome shotgun sequence window:
- the LOC113928448 gene encoding olfactory receptor 1020-like yields MVNQSIIVQFILKGFSDIPIVNAVCTGIFLIIYTFGILGHISIITVIIKDGHLHTPMYFFLKNLSFLDVCYISVIMPKVIVNTILGSEEISFLECVVQLYLFFTLAGTECFLFTAMAYDHCMAIYQPLLYGITMSGKLCWELVSTAWICGAFYSISHAINTFSFPFCGLNVIDHFFCDIPPAMRLSCFDYHANEEWSFIYSSCIILGVFILTIISYVCIISTITKIQHVQGHWKAFFTCSCHLTTILLFYGTGSSMYLRPTPDYSPIQGRLAAVFYSIITLTLNPVVYCLRNKEMKVAFKKVFHQVQRKK; encoded by the coding sequence ATGGTGAATCAGAGCATAATAGTACAATTTATTCTGAAGGGTTTCTCAGACATCCCCATTGTGAATGCTGTATGCACAGGTATTTTCCTGATCATCTATACCTTTGGGATTCTGGGGCATATCTCTATCATCACAGTGATTATCAAAGATGGTCATCTTCATACACCCATGTATTTCTTCCTAAAGAATTTGTCCTTCTTGGATGTGTGTTATATATCAGTCATCATGCCTAAGGTCATTGTCAATACTATCTTGGGTTCAGAGGAGATTTCCTTCCTAGAGTGTGTTGTCCAACTCTACTTATTTTTCACCCTGGCAGGAACTGAGTGCTTCTTGTTTACAGCCATGGCCTATGACCATTGTATGGCCATCTACCAGCCCCTTCTTTATGGGATCACAATGAGTGGAAAACTCTGCTGGGAGCTGGTTTCTACTGCCTGGATTTGTGGGGCTTTCTATTCAATCTCCCATGCTATCAacaccttctctttccctttctgtggTCTTAATGTTATAGATCACTTTTTCTGTGATATTCCTCCTGCCATGAGACTCTCCTGTTTTGACTATCATGCAAATGAAGAATGGAGTTTTATCTACAGCAGCTGCATTATCCTGGGGGTCTTTATTCTTACAATAATCTCTTATGTATGCATCATTTCCACCATCACCAAGATTCAGCACGTGCAGGGCCACTGGAAAGCCTTCTTCACTTGTTCTTGTCATCTGACCACTATTCTACTATTTTATGGAACTGGAAGTTCCATGTACCTGAGGCCCACCCCTGACTATTCTCCTATTCAAGGGCGACTGGCTGCTGTATTTTATTCCATCATCACACTCACCTTGAATCCTGTCGTCTATTGTCTgaggaacaaagaaatgaaagtagcTTTTAAGAAAGTGTTCCAtcaagtacaaagaaaaaaatga